From the genome of Saccopteryx bilineata isolate mSacBil1 chromosome 6, mSacBil1_pri_phased_curated, whole genome shotgun sequence, one region includes:
- the RHBDF2 gene encoding inactive rhomboid protein 2 isoform X3 — MASADKNGESISSVSSSRLQSRKPPNLSITIPPPETPAPDEQTSMLPQRPRNPAYLKSVSLQEPRARWQEGSEKRPGFRRQASLSQSIRKGTAQWFGVSGDWELERQQWQRRSLHHCSVRYGRLKASCQRDLELPSQDVPSFQGIDSPKPCKMPKIVDPLARGRAFRNPDEVDRPHAPHPPLTPGVLSLTSFTSIRSGYSHLPRRKRMSVAHMSFQAASALLKGRPVLDATGHRCRAVKRSFAYPSFLEEDAVDGADTFDSSFFSKEEMSSVPDDVFESPPLSASCFRGVPHSASPVSPDGVQVSLRKEYGHAPVPAAKRGKRIASKVKHFAFDQQRRHYGLGVVGNWLNRSYRRSISSMVQRQLESFDSHRPYFTYWLTFVHIIITLLVICTYGIAPVGFAQHITTQLVLRNKGVYESVKYLQQENFWIGPSSIDLIHLGAKFSPCIRKDQQIEQLVLRERDLERDSGCCVQNDHSGCIQTQRKDCSETLATFVKWQDDTGPPIDKSDLGQKRTSGAVCHQDPRTCEEPASSGAHIWPDDITKWPICTEQPRSNRTGFLHMDCQIKGRPCCIGTKGSCEITTREYCKFMHGYFHEEATLCSQPGALLCVCGLPNDHPAGPREAGWLAPHLHHLHPQRHHRQPRQCHLPPLPGRGGPGGVPVWPPRLPLRGALPELAAAGAALEGLPETVSHCALPVRVRPAALDRQHRPHLRLP, encoded by the exons ATGGCCTCTGCAGACAAGAATGGCGAGAGCATCTCTTCTGTGTCCAGCAGCCGCCTGCAGAGCCGGAAGCCACCTAACCTGTCCATCACCATCCCGCCACCTGAGACCCCGGCCCCTGATGAACAGACCAGCATGCTGCCACAG AGACCCAGGAATCCAGCCTACTTGAAGAGTGTCAGCCTCCAGGAGCCACGAGCACGATGGCAGGAGGGCTCAGAGAAGCGCCCTGGCTTCCGCCGCCAGGCCTCCCTGTCTCAGAGCATCCGCAA GGGCACCGCACAGTGGTTTGGGGTCAGCGGCGACTGGGAGCTGGAGCGGCAGCAGTGGCAGCGCCGGAGCCTGCACCACTGCAGCGTGCGCTACGGTCGCCTCAAAGCCTCGTGCCAGCGTGACCTGGAACTCCCCAGCCAGGATGTGCCTTCCTTCCAGGGCATTGATTCTCCAAAGCCCTGCAAGATGCCCAAG atTGTGGACCCGTTGGCCAGAGGCCGGGCATTCCGCAACCCTGACGAGGTGGACCGGCCCCATGCCCCACACCCACCACTGACCCCAGGGGTCCTGTCCCTCACCTCCTTTACCAGTATCCGCTCTGGCTATTCCCACCTGCCTCGCCGGAAGAGGATGTCTGTGGCACACATGAGCTTTCAAGCTGCCTCTGCCCTCCTCAAG GGGCGCCCGGTGCTGGATGCCACTGGACACAGGTGCCGAGCGGTCAAACGCAGCTTCGCTTACcccagcttcctggaggaggacgCAGTCGACGGAGCAGACACATTTGACTCCTCATTTTTTAGTAAG GAAGAAATGAGCTCCGTTCCTGACGATGTGTTTGAGTCTCCCCCGCTCTCTGCCAGCTGCTTCCGGGGGGTACCACATTCAGCCTCACCTGTCTCCCCCGACGGGGTACAGGTCTCTCT CAGGAAAGAGTATGGCCATGCCCCGGTGCCTGCAGCCAAGCGAGGCAAGCGCATCGCCTCCAAAGTGAAGCACTTTGCCTTTGACCAGCAGAGGCGGCACTACGGCCTGGGTGTGGTGGGCAACTGGCTCAACCGCAGCTACCGCCGCAGCATCAGCAGCATGGTGCAGCGGCAGCTGGAGAGCTTCGACAGCCACCG gccctACTTCACCTATTGGCTGACTTTCGTCCACATCATCATCACACTGCTGGTGATCTGCACGTATGGCATCGCGCCTGTGGGCTTTGCCCAGCACATCACCACCCAGCTG GTGCTCAGGAACAAAGGTGTGTACGAGAGCGTGAAGTACCTTCAGCAGGAGAACTTCTGGATTGGCCCCAGCTCG aTTGACTTGATCCACCTGGGAGCCAAGTTCTCACCTTGCATCCGGAAGGACCAGCAGATTGAGCAGCTGGTGTTACGGGAGAGAGACCTAGAGCGGGACTCGGGCTGCTGCGTCCAGAATGACCACTCGGGCTGCATCCAGACCCAGCGGAAGGACTGCTCG GAGACTTTGGCTACTTTTGTCAAGTGGCAGGATGATACAGGACCCCCCATAGACAAGTCCGATCTGGGCCAGAAGCGGACGTCAGGGGCTGTGTGCCACCAGGATCCCAG AACCTGCGAGGAGCCAGCCTCCAGTGGTGCCCACATCTGGCCTGATGACATTACCAAGTGGCCA ATCTGCACAGAGCAGCCCAGGAGTAACCGCACAGGCTTCTTGCACATGGACTGCCAGATCAAGGGCCGCCCCTGCTGCATCGGCACCAAGGGCAG CTGTGAAATCACCACTCGGGAATACTGCAAATTCATGCATGGCTATTTCCACGAAGAGGCAACACTCTGCTCCCAG CCTGGTGCACTGCTTTGTGTCTGTGGTCTTCCAAATGACCATCCTGCGGGACCTAGAGAAGCTGGCTGGCTGGCACCGCATCTCCATCATCTTCATCCTCAGCGGCATCACAGGCAACCTCGCCAGTGCCATCTTCCTCCCCTACCGGGCAGAG GTGGGCCCGGCGGGGTCCCAGTTTGGCCTCCTCGCCTGCCTCTTCGTGGAGCTCTTCCAGAGCTGGCAGCTGCTGGAGCGGCCCTGGAAGGCCTTCCTGAAACTGTCAGCCATTGTGCTCTTCCTGTTCGTGTGCGGCCTGCTGCCCTGGATCGACAACATCGCCCACATCTTCGGCTTCCTTAG
- the RHBDF2 gene encoding inactive rhomboid protein 2 isoform X1, with the protein MASADKNGESISSVSSSRLQSRKPPNLSITIPPPETPAPDEQTSMLPQRPRNPAYLKSVSLQEPRARWQEGSEKRPGFRRQASLSQSIRKGTAQWFGVSGDWELERQQWQRRSLHHCSVRYGRLKASCQRDLELPSQDVPSFQGIDSPKPCKMPKIVDPLARGRAFRNPDEVDRPHAPHPPLTPGVLSLTSFTSIRSGYSHLPRRKRMSVAHMSFQAASALLKGRPVLDATGHRCRAVKRSFAYPSFLEEDAVDGADTFDSSFFSKEEMSSVPDDVFESPPLSASCFRGVPHSASPVSPDGVQVSLRKEYGHAPVPAAKRGKRIASKVKHFAFDQQRRHYGLGVVGNWLNRSYRRSISSMVQRQLESFDSHRPYFTYWLTFVHIIITLLVICTYGIAPVGFAQHITTQLVLRNKGVYESVKYLQQENFWIGPSSIDLIHLGAKFSPCIRKDQQIEQLVLRERDLERDSGCCVQNDHSGCIQTQRKDCSETLATFVKWQDDTGPPIDKSDLGQKRTSGAVCHQDPRTCEEPASSGAHIWPDDITKWPICTEQPRSNRTGFLHMDCQIKGRPCCIGTKGSCEITTREYCKFMHGYFHEEATLCSQVHCLDEVCGLLPFLNPEVPDQIYRLWLSLFLHAGLVHCFVSVVFQMTILRDLEKLAGWHRISIIFILSGITGNLASAIFLPYRAEVGPAGSQFGLLACLFVELFQSWQLLERPWKAFLKLSAIVLFLFVCGLLPWIDNIAHIFGFLSGLLLAFAFLPYITFGTSDKYRKRALILVSLLVFAGLFASLVIWLYVYPIHWPWIEYLTCFPFTSRFCEKYELDQVLH; encoded by the exons ATGGCCTCTGCAGACAAGAATGGCGAGAGCATCTCTTCTGTGTCCAGCAGCCGCCTGCAGAGCCGGAAGCCACCTAACCTGTCCATCACCATCCCGCCACCTGAGACCCCGGCCCCTGATGAACAGACCAGCATGCTGCCACAG AGACCCAGGAATCCAGCCTACTTGAAGAGTGTCAGCCTCCAGGAGCCACGAGCACGATGGCAGGAGGGCTCAGAGAAGCGCCCTGGCTTCCGCCGCCAGGCCTCCCTGTCTCAGAGCATCCGCAA GGGCACCGCACAGTGGTTTGGGGTCAGCGGCGACTGGGAGCTGGAGCGGCAGCAGTGGCAGCGCCGGAGCCTGCACCACTGCAGCGTGCGCTACGGTCGCCTCAAAGCCTCGTGCCAGCGTGACCTGGAACTCCCCAGCCAGGATGTGCCTTCCTTCCAGGGCATTGATTCTCCAAAGCCCTGCAAGATGCCCAAG atTGTGGACCCGTTGGCCAGAGGCCGGGCATTCCGCAACCCTGACGAGGTGGACCGGCCCCATGCCCCACACCCACCACTGACCCCAGGGGTCCTGTCCCTCACCTCCTTTACCAGTATCCGCTCTGGCTATTCCCACCTGCCTCGCCGGAAGAGGATGTCTGTGGCACACATGAGCTTTCAAGCTGCCTCTGCCCTCCTCAAG GGGCGCCCGGTGCTGGATGCCACTGGACACAGGTGCCGAGCGGTCAAACGCAGCTTCGCTTACcccagcttcctggaggaggacgCAGTCGACGGAGCAGACACATTTGACTCCTCATTTTTTAGTAAG GAAGAAATGAGCTCCGTTCCTGACGATGTGTTTGAGTCTCCCCCGCTCTCTGCCAGCTGCTTCCGGGGGGTACCACATTCAGCCTCACCTGTCTCCCCCGACGGGGTACAGGTCTCTCT CAGGAAAGAGTATGGCCATGCCCCGGTGCCTGCAGCCAAGCGAGGCAAGCGCATCGCCTCCAAAGTGAAGCACTTTGCCTTTGACCAGCAGAGGCGGCACTACGGCCTGGGTGTGGTGGGCAACTGGCTCAACCGCAGCTACCGCCGCAGCATCAGCAGCATGGTGCAGCGGCAGCTGGAGAGCTTCGACAGCCACCG gccctACTTCACCTATTGGCTGACTTTCGTCCACATCATCATCACACTGCTGGTGATCTGCACGTATGGCATCGCGCCTGTGGGCTTTGCCCAGCACATCACCACCCAGCTG GTGCTCAGGAACAAAGGTGTGTACGAGAGCGTGAAGTACCTTCAGCAGGAGAACTTCTGGATTGGCCCCAGCTCG aTTGACTTGATCCACCTGGGAGCCAAGTTCTCACCTTGCATCCGGAAGGACCAGCAGATTGAGCAGCTGGTGTTACGGGAGAGAGACCTAGAGCGGGACTCGGGCTGCTGCGTCCAGAATGACCACTCGGGCTGCATCCAGACCCAGCGGAAGGACTGCTCG GAGACTTTGGCTACTTTTGTCAAGTGGCAGGATGATACAGGACCCCCCATAGACAAGTCCGATCTGGGCCAGAAGCGGACGTCAGGGGCTGTGTGCCACCAGGATCCCAG AACCTGCGAGGAGCCAGCCTCCAGTGGTGCCCACATCTGGCCTGATGACATTACCAAGTGGCCA ATCTGCACAGAGCAGCCCAGGAGTAACCGCACAGGCTTCTTGCACATGGACTGCCAGATCAAGGGCCGCCCCTGCTGCATCGGCACCAAGGGCAG CTGTGAAATCACCACTCGGGAATACTGCAAATTCATGCATGGCTATTTCCACGAAGAGGCAACACTCTGCTCCCAG GTGCACTGCTTGGACGAGGTGTGTGGGCTGCTGCCCTTTCTCAACCCTGAAGTCCCAGATCAAATCTACAGGCTCTGGCTATCTCTGTTCCTCCATGCCGG CCTGGTGCACTGCTTTGTGTCTGTGGTCTTCCAAATGACCATCCTGCGGGACCTAGAGAAGCTGGCTGGCTGGCACCGCATCTCCATCATCTTCATCCTCAGCGGCATCACAGGCAACCTCGCCAGTGCCATCTTCCTCCCCTACCGGGCAGAG GTGGGCCCGGCGGGGTCCCAGTTTGGCCTCCTCGCCTGCCTCTTCGTGGAGCTCTTCCAGAGCTGGCAGCTGCTGGAGCGGCCCTGGAAGGCCTTCCTGAAACTGTCAGCCATTGTGCTCTTCCTGTTCGTGTGCGGCCTGCTGCCCTGGATCGACAACATCGCCCACATCTTCGGCTTCCTTAGTGGCTTGCTGCTGGCCTTCGCCTTCCTGCCCTATATCACCTTTGGCACCAGCGACAAGTACCGCAAGCGTGCCCTCATCCTTGTGTCGCTGCTGGTCTTCGCTGGCCTCTTTGCCTCGCTGGTCATCTGGCTCTACGTTTACCCCATCCACTGGCCCTGGATCGAGTACCTCACTTGCTTCCCCTTCACCAGCCGCTTCTGCGAGAAGTATGAGCTGGACCAGGTGCTGCACTGA
- the RHBDF2 gene encoding inactive rhomboid protein 2 isoform X2 yields the protein MASADKNGESISSVSSSRLQSRKPPNLSITIPPPETPAPDEQTSMLPQRPRNPAYLKSVSLQEPRARWQEGSEKRPGFRRQASLSQSIRKGTAQWFGVSGDWELERQQWQRRSLHHCSVRYGRLKASCQRDLELPSQDVPSFQGIDSPKPCKMPKIVDPLARGRAFRNPDEVDRPHAPHPPLTPGVLSLTSFTSIRSGYSHLPRRKRMSVAHMSFQAASALLKGRPVLDATGHRCRAVKRSFAYPSFLEEDAVDGADTFDSSFFSKEEMSSVPDDVFESPPLSASCFRGVPHSASPVSPDGVQVSLKEYGHAPVPAAKRGKRIASKVKHFAFDQQRRHYGLGVVGNWLNRSYRRSISSMVQRQLESFDSHRPYFTYWLTFVHIIITLLVICTYGIAPVGFAQHITTQLVLRNKGVYESVKYLQQENFWIGPSSIDLIHLGAKFSPCIRKDQQIEQLVLRERDLERDSGCCVQNDHSGCIQTQRKDCSETLATFVKWQDDTGPPIDKSDLGQKRTSGAVCHQDPRTCEEPASSGAHIWPDDITKWPICTEQPRSNRTGFLHMDCQIKGRPCCIGTKGSCEITTREYCKFMHGYFHEEATLCSQVHCLDEVCGLLPFLNPEVPDQIYRLWLSLFLHAGLVHCFVSVVFQMTILRDLEKLAGWHRISIIFILSGITGNLASAIFLPYRAEVGPAGSQFGLLACLFVELFQSWQLLERPWKAFLKLSAIVLFLFVCGLLPWIDNIAHIFGFLSGLLLAFAFLPYITFGTSDKYRKRALILVSLLVFAGLFASLVIWLYVYPIHWPWIEYLTCFPFTSRFCEKYELDQVLH from the exons ATGGCCTCTGCAGACAAGAATGGCGAGAGCATCTCTTCTGTGTCCAGCAGCCGCCTGCAGAGCCGGAAGCCACCTAACCTGTCCATCACCATCCCGCCACCTGAGACCCCGGCCCCTGATGAACAGACCAGCATGCTGCCACAG AGACCCAGGAATCCAGCCTACTTGAAGAGTGTCAGCCTCCAGGAGCCACGAGCACGATGGCAGGAGGGCTCAGAGAAGCGCCCTGGCTTCCGCCGCCAGGCCTCCCTGTCTCAGAGCATCCGCAA GGGCACCGCACAGTGGTTTGGGGTCAGCGGCGACTGGGAGCTGGAGCGGCAGCAGTGGCAGCGCCGGAGCCTGCACCACTGCAGCGTGCGCTACGGTCGCCTCAAAGCCTCGTGCCAGCGTGACCTGGAACTCCCCAGCCAGGATGTGCCTTCCTTCCAGGGCATTGATTCTCCAAAGCCCTGCAAGATGCCCAAG atTGTGGACCCGTTGGCCAGAGGCCGGGCATTCCGCAACCCTGACGAGGTGGACCGGCCCCATGCCCCACACCCACCACTGACCCCAGGGGTCCTGTCCCTCACCTCCTTTACCAGTATCCGCTCTGGCTATTCCCACCTGCCTCGCCGGAAGAGGATGTCTGTGGCACACATGAGCTTTCAAGCTGCCTCTGCCCTCCTCAAG GGGCGCCCGGTGCTGGATGCCACTGGACACAGGTGCCGAGCGGTCAAACGCAGCTTCGCTTACcccagcttcctggaggaggacgCAGTCGACGGAGCAGACACATTTGACTCCTCATTTTTTAGTAAG GAAGAAATGAGCTCCGTTCCTGACGATGTGTTTGAGTCTCCCCCGCTCTCTGCCAGCTGCTTCCGGGGGGTACCACATTCAGCCTCACCTGTCTCCCCCGACGGGGTACAGGTCTCTCT GAAAGAGTATGGCCATGCCCCGGTGCCTGCAGCCAAGCGAGGCAAGCGCATCGCCTCCAAAGTGAAGCACTTTGCCTTTGACCAGCAGAGGCGGCACTACGGCCTGGGTGTGGTGGGCAACTGGCTCAACCGCAGCTACCGCCGCAGCATCAGCAGCATGGTGCAGCGGCAGCTGGAGAGCTTCGACAGCCACCG gccctACTTCACCTATTGGCTGACTTTCGTCCACATCATCATCACACTGCTGGTGATCTGCACGTATGGCATCGCGCCTGTGGGCTTTGCCCAGCACATCACCACCCAGCTG GTGCTCAGGAACAAAGGTGTGTACGAGAGCGTGAAGTACCTTCAGCAGGAGAACTTCTGGATTGGCCCCAGCTCG aTTGACTTGATCCACCTGGGAGCCAAGTTCTCACCTTGCATCCGGAAGGACCAGCAGATTGAGCAGCTGGTGTTACGGGAGAGAGACCTAGAGCGGGACTCGGGCTGCTGCGTCCAGAATGACCACTCGGGCTGCATCCAGACCCAGCGGAAGGACTGCTCG GAGACTTTGGCTACTTTTGTCAAGTGGCAGGATGATACAGGACCCCCCATAGACAAGTCCGATCTGGGCCAGAAGCGGACGTCAGGGGCTGTGTGCCACCAGGATCCCAG AACCTGCGAGGAGCCAGCCTCCAGTGGTGCCCACATCTGGCCTGATGACATTACCAAGTGGCCA ATCTGCACAGAGCAGCCCAGGAGTAACCGCACAGGCTTCTTGCACATGGACTGCCAGATCAAGGGCCGCCCCTGCTGCATCGGCACCAAGGGCAG CTGTGAAATCACCACTCGGGAATACTGCAAATTCATGCATGGCTATTTCCACGAAGAGGCAACACTCTGCTCCCAG GTGCACTGCTTGGACGAGGTGTGTGGGCTGCTGCCCTTTCTCAACCCTGAAGTCCCAGATCAAATCTACAGGCTCTGGCTATCTCTGTTCCTCCATGCCGG CCTGGTGCACTGCTTTGTGTCTGTGGTCTTCCAAATGACCATCCTGCGGGACCTAGAGAAGCTGGCTGGCTGGCACCGCATCTCCATCATCTTCATCCTCAGCGGCATCACAGGCAACCTCGCCAGTGCCATCTTCCTCCCCTACCGGGCAGAG GTGGGCCCGGCGGGGTCCCAGTTTGGCCTCCTCGCCTGCCTCTTCGTGGAGCTCTTCCAGAGCTGGCAGCTGCTGGAGCGGCCCTGGAAGGCCTTCCTGAAACTGTCAGCCATTGTGCTCTTCCTGTTCGTGTGCGGCCTGCTGCCCTGGATCGACAACATCGCCCACATCTTCGGCTTCCTTAGTGGCTTGCTGCTGGCCTTCGCCTTCCTGCCCTATATCACCTTTGGCACCAGCGACAAGTACCGCAAGCGTGCCCTCATCCTTGTGTCGCTGCTGGTCTTCGCTGGCCTCTTTGCCTCGCTGGTCATCTGGCTCTACGTTTACCCCATCCACTGGCCCTGGATCGAGTACCTCACTTGCTTCCCCTTCACCAGCCGCTTCTGCGAGAAGTATGAGCTGGACCAGGTGCTGCACTGA